From a region of the Synechococcus sp. PCC 7335 genome:
- a CDS encoding LysR family transcriptional regulator yields the protein MDVLSLRLFIRIAELGGVTAAAHDLSLSPASASARLVKLEEIVGFRLFNRTTRAVSLTTDGELFLPYAQQTLETLETGLNTVQGQEKSAQGLLRIAMPGSFGRMYIIPLLAEFQTCYPRVRLDLRLSDEVLDVVEGAYDLIIRNAPLSDSSLIVRKLAFDRRLLVASPTYLKQHGVPLTPADLARHRCVTLGETKWEFEDGQTVSVSSSATVNDGEAMRNMIEYGMGIGMKSVWNASESLESGLLVEVLPDFPLVTEASIWLLYPSRRMIAPKVRAMIDFLLKRFWPMPPWEH from the coding sequence ATGGATGTTCTATCACTGCGACTTTTTATCAGAATTGCAGAACTAGGCGGCGTCACAGCAGCGGCTCACGATCTATCGCTTTCACCAGCAAGTGCAAGTGCTCGTCTAGTAAAACTTGAAGAGATCGTCGGATTTCGCCTATTCAACAGAACGACTAGAGCGGTATCGCTAACAACAGATGGAGAGTTGTTTTTGCCCTACGCTCAACAAACGCTAGAGACGCTAGAAACTGGACTGAACACGGTACAAGGACAAGAAAAATCAGCCCAGGGCCTATTGCGAATAGCCATGCCTGGCTCCTTTGGCCGCATGTATATCATTCCGCTTTTAGCTGAATTTCAGACGTGCTATCCACGAGTTCGTCTTGACTTAAGATTATCTGATGAAGTGCTTGATGTTGTTGAAGGTGCTTACGATCTCATTATTCGAAATGCACCGCTGTCTGACAGCAGCCTAATTGTCCGAAAGCTCGCCTTTGATCGACGTCTGCTTGTGGCTTCTCCTACCTATCTCAAACAGCATGGCGTTCCGCTTACACCAGCCGATCTTGCGAGGCATCGTTGCGTCACCCTCGGCGAGACAAAATGGGAGTTTGAAGATGGTCAGACTGTTAGCGTTTCGTCTTCAGCTACTGTCAATGACGGTGAGGCAATGCGAAATATGATCGAGTATGGAATGGGTATCGGTATGAAGTCCGTTTGGAATGCTAGCGAAAGCTTAGAGTCCGGTCTGCTTGTTGAAGTGCTGCCTGACTTTCCACTAGTTACAGAAGCCTCTATTTGGCTGCTTTATCCAAGTCGCCGCATGATCGCTCCGAAAGTTCGCGCAATGATTGATTTCCTGCTTAAACGGTTCTGGCCCATGCCGCCGTGGGAGCACTAG
- a CDS encoding amidohydrolase family protein, with product MTKQSQVVDQNIDLKIDLKIENAALANHSEQQTIAIHDGLIKDISPIISAPAARTFDAKGNLVIPGLIDPHLHLDKAFLLEQSPAKQGTFQEALEETLRLKKEFTIEDIQARARRVINNAIAFGITAIRSHVEVDPVLKLTSIKALLPLQQEYAQRLTLQLAIFAQEGITNQPGTEQLLHEALTLGGDVIGSAPYTDPDPERNINIVFDLAQTFNCDVDFHLDFLDDDEPLLFPIVARETIKRGWQNRVCLGHMTRLAGLEPAALKDAAALLQEAGISVLALPASDLYMMARQDTHNVRRGVAPVQTLSDWGVNCAIATNNIQNLFTPFGDGDPLKICTLLAQVLQLGTRERHALCLAMATTHAAKAIGIANHRIAAGNRADLVVLNAHSPSQIIGDPPCNRTNIKSGKIVSQTRREQVFS from the coding sequence ATGACAAAACAGAGCCAGGTTGTTGATCAAAACATTGACTTGAAGATTGATCTAAAAATTGAAAATGCGGCCTTGGCAAATCACAGTGAGCAACAGACGATTGCTATCCACGACGGCTTGATCAAAGACATTTCACCCATCATTTCAGCGCCTGCGGCTCGAACTTTCGATGCTAAAGGCAATCTGGTGATTCCTGGTCTGATAGATCCCCACCTGCATTTGGATAAGGCTTTCTTACTTGAGCAGTCTCCTGCTAAGCAAGGTACTTTTCAAGAAGCGCTAGAAGAAACGCTACGGCTCAAGAAAGAGTTTACGATTGAGGATATTCAGGCGCGAGCCCGTCGCGTCATTAACAACGCGATCGCCTTTGGTATCACCGCTATCCGCAGCCATGTAGAAGTCGATCCTGTTCTCAAGCTCACCTCCATCAAGGCCCTACTGCCACTTCAGCAAGAATACGCTCAACGCCTCACGCTTCAGCTAGCTATTTTTGCCCAAGAGGGCATCACTAATCAGCCCGGCACCGAACAACTCCTGCATGAAGCCCTCACCCTAGGCGGCGACGTTATTGGCTCAGCCCCCTACACCGACCCAGATCCTGAACGCAACATCAACATTGTGTTTGACCTGGCACAAACTTTCAACTGCGATGTTGATTTTCACCTCGATTTTCTAGATGACGATGAGCCGCTGCTCTTTCCTATTGTCGCCCGCGAAACCATCAAGCGCGGCTGGCAAAATCGCGTCTGCCTTGGTCATATGACTCGGCTAGCGGGCCTAGAGCCAGCCGCGCTCAAAGACGCCGCCGCTCTTTTACAAGAAGCGGGGATTTCTGTTTTAGCCCTGCCTGCTTCTGATCTCTACATGATGGCTCGCCAAGATACCCATAATGTTCGTCGCGGGGTTGCCCCGGTTCAAACTTTGTCTGACTGGGGTGTGAACTGTGCGATCGCTACCAACAACATTCAGAACCTCTTTACCCCTTTTGGTGACGGCGATCCGCTGAAAATCTGTACTCTGCTAGCGCAGGTACTACAGCTAGGCACCCGTGAGCGTCACGCCCTTTGCCTCGCTATGGCCACAACCCACGCAGCTAAGGCTATCGGTATCGCTAACCATCGCATCGCGGCTGGCAATAGAGCTGATCTAGTTGTTCTTAATGCGCATTCACCTTCACAAATCATTGGTGATCCCCCCTGTAATCGCACTAACATAAAATCTGGGAAAATTGTTTCTCAAACTCGCAGAGAACAAGTATTTTCCTGA
- a CDS encoding ABC transporter ATP-binding protein — protein MSTVTLKNIRKTYTDTEVIKGIDLNIEDREFVVFVGPSGCGKSTLLRMIAGLEEITSGELLIDGQRMNNVPPDQRGLAMVFQTYALYPHMTVAENMAFSLRLAGVSKAKRYERAKEVGRVLQLEPLLNRKPGALSGGQRQRVAIGRALVRSPKVFLFDEPLSNLDAALRGQMRLELASLHDSLQATMIYVTHDQTEAMTLASKIVVLQGGIVEQVGSPMELYHHPRNKFVAGFIGSPKMNFLPVMTTSVQDSGTTLRLPGDATVTVPVKPKTLTVGDHATLGIRPEHLRIDANNPTIMGEVLVVERLGDATSLYVKVSGGDTLIIQTDGNRQVAVRDQVPIHIDGALCHLFDGNDNAIPKARKHHLAQQPAVQQPAVQSPSAAAQPHDRSLRSI, from the coding sequence ATGTCCACAGTCACCCTCAAAAACATTCGCAAAACCTATACCGATACCGAAGTCATCAAAGGCATCGATCTCAATATCGAAGACCGCGAGTTTGTTGTCTTTGTAGGACCTTCCGGTTGCGGTAAATCTACGCTGCTGCGCATGATTGCCGGACTAGAAGAGATTACTTCCGGTGAACTCCTCATTGATGGACAGCGGATGAATAACGTCCCACCTGATCAACGTGGCTTGGCGATGGTCTTTCAAACCTATGCGCTCTATCCCCATATGACAGTTGCTGAGAATATGGCATTCAGCCTACGGCTAGCAGGCGTTTCTAAAGCAAAACGATATGAAAGAGCTAAAGAAGTAGGCCGAGTCTTGCAGCTAGAGCCGCTATTAAATCGTAAGCCTGGCGCACTTTCAGGCGGACAGCGGCAGCGTGTTGCTATTGGCCGGGCGCTAGTACGTAGTCCAAAAGTGTTTTTGTTTGATGAGCCGCTTTCTAACCTAGACGCTGCTTTGCGAGGTCAGATGCGGTTAGAGCTAGCAAGCCTTCACGACAGCTTGCAGGCCACTATGATCTATGTAACACACGATCAGACTGAGGCGATGACATTAGCCAGTAAAATTGTTGTTTTACAAGGGGGAATCGTCGAACAAGTTGGTTCACCAATGGAGCTATATCATCACCCTCGCAATAAGTTTGTTGCTGGGTTTATCGGCTCGCCTAAGATGAATTTTTTGCCTGTGATGACGACCAGCGTTCAAGACTCTGGCACGACGCTTCGACTGCCTGGGGACGCGACAGTCACTGTACCTGTAAAGCCCAAAACGCTTACAGTGGGCGATCACGCTACTCTCGGCATCCGCCCAGAACATCTGCGCATTGATGCCAACAACCCCACTATCATGGGTGAAGTGCTGGTGGTTGAACGATTAGGCGATGCTACTTCTCTATACGTCAAAGTCTCTGGCGGCGATACGCTAATTATTCAAACAGATGGTAATAGGCAAGTCGCTGTCCGCGACCAAGTGCCCATTCATATTGATGGCGCACTCTGTCATCTATTTGATGGCAACGATAACGCTATTCCAAAAGCTCGAAAACACCATCTCGCGCAACAGCCCGCCGTCCAACAACCCGCCGTCCAATCTCCTAGTGCAGCAGCGCAACCTCATGACAGATCGCTTCGCTCTATCTAG
- a CDS encoding carbohydrate ABC transporter permease → MTLAATPPQNSPPSASRSKSSQKVPTLALVAPSVIALLLWMIVPLAMAIWFAFQRYNLLAPDNREFVGIGNFTFILTDPTLWVSIGITLVLVASVLAITIGLGTVLAVLFNQEFLGQGIARVLAISPFFVMPTVSALIWKNMLMHPVNGLFAQITRGLGLGAVDWFADLPLLSIIIIVSWEWLPFALLILLTAIQSLDTDQLEAARMDGAKPFALFRFVVLPHLSRAIAVVAMIETIFFLTIFAEIFVTTGGGPGLATTNLAYYIYLKALLEFDVGGASAGGLIAVVLANIVAIFLVRSVARNVDA, encoded by the coding sequence ATGACTTTAGCTGCTACTCCGCCTCAAAATTCGCCACCGTCTGCCAGCCGGAGCAAATCGTCTCAGAAAGTGCCGACGCTTGCCCTGGTTGCCCCCTCTGTGATCGCTCTGCTGCTGTGGATGATTGTGCCGCTAGCGATGGCGATTTGGTTCGCATTTCAAAGGTACAACCTGCTTGCGCCAGACAATCGTGAATTCGTTGGCATAGGAAATTTCACCTTTATTCTTACCGACCCAACGCTGTGGGTTTCTATCGGTATAACGCTGGTGCTAGTCGCCTCTGTATTAGCGATCACGATTGGGCTAGGCACGGTGTTAGCGGTGTTGTTCAATCAAGAATTTCTGGGGCAAGGCATTGCTCGGGTGCTGGCGATTTCGCCCTTCTTTGTGATGCCGACAGTGAGCGCGCTGATCTGGAAGAACATGCTGATGCATCCGGTTAACGGGCTGTTTGCTCAAATTACGCGAGGTCTTGGCTTAGGCGCAGTTGACTGGTTTGCAGACTTGCCGCTGCTATCTATCATCATTATCGTCTCGTGGGAGTGGCTGCCGTTTGCGCTGCTGATTTTGCTCACAGCGATTCAGTCACTCGATACCGATCAGCTAGAAGCGGCACGGATGGATGGGGCGAAGCCGTTCGCGCTATTTCGGTTTGTGGTGCTACCTCATCTGAGTCGGGCGATCGCTGTGGTCGCTATGATTGAAACCATTTTCTTCCTCACCATCTTTGCTGAAATCTTTGTTACCACAGGCGGTGGCCCTGGTCTTGCGACCACTAATTTGGCGTACTACATCTACCTCAAGGCGCTATTGGAGTTTGACGTAGGCGGCGCTTCAGCAGGTGGTCTGATTGCAGTGGTGCTAGCCAATATTGTTGCCATCTTCTTAGTGCGCAGCGTTGCTCGCAATGTAGATGCCTGA
- a CDS encoding GNAT family N-acetyltransferase produces the protein MAHIRAATSLDIADIRKVHLCAFSEGEKQKVSALAVNLLSEETNPSTLSLVAEADGVVVGHVAFSPVTINNKSWLGYILAPLGVKPEYQKRQIGSNLVKSGIERLSQVGVDAVFVYGDPHYYGKFGFNSDIASKYSSPYELQYPFGWQAIALSENILTSKPIKLSCVAPLSDPELW, from the coding sequence ATGGCACATATTCGAGCAGCAACCAGTCTTGATATCGCAGATATTCGCAAGGTTCATTTGTGCGCTTTCTCTGAAGGGGAAAAGCAAAAGGTTTCAGCGCTTGCAGTGAATCTTTTGAGTGAAGAAACGAACCCAAGCACGCTCTCGCTAGTTGCCGAAGCTGATGGTGTAGTAGTTGGCCATGTGGCGTTTAGTCCTGTAACCATTAACAACAAAAGCTGGCTCGGCTACATCCTTGCACCGCTCGGCGTCAAGCCGGAATATCAAAAACGCCAGATTGGTTCGAACCTAGTCAAAAGCGGCATAGAGCGATTATCACAAGTAGGCGTAGACGCTGTATTCGTTTACGGCGATCCGCACTATTATGGCAAGTTCGGATTCAATTCTGATATTGCTTCAAAATATTCTTCGCCTTACGAACTTCAGTATCCTTTTGGGTGGCAGGCAATTGCCCTTAGTGAGAATATTCTTACATCTAAGCCTATAAAACTCTCTTGTGTAGCGCCGCTGAGCGATCCAGAGCTGTGGTAG
- a CDS encoding mannitol dehydrogenase family protein produces MTDRFALSSPVHPSTPSGQPTQEPIPLNSAALARYPQQVRIPRYDRASITASVVHIGVGGFHRSHQALYIDNYIEKATENTEEKATENTGEEAERWGICGVGLLKYDEKMRNVLQSQDCLYTLVERSSKQDTARIIGSITEYLFAPEEPQAVIDKLADETCRIVTLTITEGGYYVIEGTGEFDSQHPNIQHDLQFPDQPASVYGFLTAALKKRWQQGLPPFTVLSCDNVQGNGNIASKMLSAFAKLQDPDLEQWIAENVTFPNSMVDRITPATTPADIQMVAEQFGIEDRWPVVAEPFIQWVIEDNFCAGRPRWESVGVQMTDDVHPYEMMKLRLLNASHSLLGYLGSLLGYTYTSEAMEDNLIRRAIAQLMDEVTPTLLPLPNVDIEDYKTTLIERFSNPKVRDQLSRLCLNGSDKLPKFVFGSLQDKLAQGGSIKHLSFVVALWFRYLNGKDEQDQPIAINDPLSDLLTNRAKAGGPDPTQLFAITTLFGSLSKHPSVIDTVTYHLQQLYALGVEKALVELLTE; encoded by the coding sequence ATGACAGATCGCTTCGCTCTATCTAGCCCAGTTCATCCTTCGACCCCCTCTGGTCAGCCAACGCAAGAGCCCATCCCGCTGAATTCGGCTGCGCTTGCGCGATATCCTCAGCAGGTTCGCATCCCTCGCTATGATCGCGCCAGTATTACTGCTAGCGTTGTTCATATCGGGGTAGGCGGCTTCCACCGTTCTCATCAGGCGCTCTACATAGATAACTACATAGAGAAAGCCACAGAGAATACCGAAGAGAAGGCCACAGAGAATACCGGAGAGGAAGCCGAACGTTGGGGAATTTGTGGTGTAGGTCTGCTGAAGTACGATGAGAAGATGCGAAATGTTTTGCAGTCTCAAGACTGTTTATATACCTTAGTAGAACGCTCTTCTAAGCAGGATACAGCTCGCATTATTGGCTCAATCACCGAATACCTGTTTGCGCCCGAAGAACCACAGGCAGTGATCGACAAGCTGGCGGATGAAACCTGCCGAATCGTCACCCTTACGATTACAGAAGGTGGTTATTACGTGATTGAAGGAACGGGTGAATTCGATAGCCAGCATCCTAATATTCAGCACGACCTACAGTTCCCAGATCAGCCCGCAAGCGTTTATGGCTTCCTTACAGCGGCGCTGAAAAAGCGCTGGCAGCAAGGCTTACCCCCTTTTACTGTGCTCTCCTGTGACAATGTGCAAGGCAACGGCAACATCGCTAGCAAGATGCTCAGCGCGTTCGCCAAACTGCAAGATCCAGACTTGGAACAGTGGATTGCTGAAAATGTGACTTTCCCAAACAGCATGGTTGATCGCATTACACCTGCGACAACGCCCGCTGATATACAGATGGTGGCCGAACAGTTTGGCATTGAAGATAGATGGCCCGTGGTTGCAGAACCCTTCATTCAATGGGTGATTGAAGATAATTTTTGTGCGGGACGGCCTCGGTGGGAATCGGTGGGCGTGCAAATGACCGACGATGTCCATCCCTACGAAATGATGAAGCTACGTTTGCTGAATGCTAGCCACTCACTGCTAGGTTATTTGGGTTCACTGCTCGGCTATACCTACACGTCTGAGGCGATGGAAGATAACCTGATTCGGCGGGCGATCGCACAGCTCATGGATGAAGTGACACCGACGCTTCTACCGCTGCCAAACGTTGACATCGAAGACTACAAGACAACGCTGATTGAGAGATTCTCCAATCCTAAAGTTCGTGATCAGCTCTCTCGCCTTTGTCTTAACGGATCGGACAAGCTTCCTAAGTTCGTATTCGGCAGTCTGCAAGATAAACTTGCCCAAGGCGGTTCTATTAAACATCTCAGCTTTGTAGTTGCGCTTTGGTTTCGCTATCTAAATGGCAAAGATGAACAGGATCAGCCTATAGCTATTAACGATCCATTGTCAGATCTTCTCACCAATAGGGCTAAGGCTGGTGGCCCTGATCCAACCCAGCTCTTTGCAATAACAACCCTATTTGGCAGCTTGTCTAAGCATCCAAGCGTTATAGATACAGTCACTTATCACCTTCAGCAACTGTATGCATTAGGCGTTGAGAAAGCATTGGTAGAACTCCTAACAGAATGA
- a CDS encoding branched-chain amino acid ABC transporter ATP-binding protein/permease, whose product MNTRLMVGLTIFALAIAAALGAPNTYYLFVLGMIAVTTIVSVGLNVLAGLSGQISIGHAGFFAIGAYAGSLLMLRADWHLGAALLLGAITAAGTGVALSGPALQVSGPYLAMVTIAFGIIIERVLIEWVSLTGGFGGLSGIPKPTLLGLQPALRESVLLVIVLAFLSVVSFALLKRHPWGKAFQAVRDDAIAAAAVGLNPLYVKVMGFAVSAALTGLAGVFFAIIVGFVSPDSFTFHRSILFLLAIILGGLGTAEGAFIGALILVILPEFLHDFVDYQLLVFGSLLLLTLRLAPDGIMSLFHRWAKPKAAIHPLSDPPDLPSFIAQNKQQTSLKIDALTIQFGGIKAVDNVSFTAQPGTITAVIGPNGAGKTTLLNLISGFYRPQSGSIQLGSAQLNRMSSRRITDLGVSRTFQSTRLFNSLSVLDNLRVAAVGKRLGFILKALLGIGIRRQPEPQLLEVLSFVGYRGNIHRTAAALPFVDRRLVEIARALVTCPQVLLLDEPAAGLSKEDKKTLAQLIRRIASSGLKVILIEHDMELVMEISDQVLVMDSGRAIAYGPPAQVQQDPEVLAAYLGVSATDAELSRETLAAPEPVLVVKNLVTGYDALQVIAGLSLTISQGELVTVIGANGAGKSTLLKSLVNLLPAWSGDIDFLGHSLATVPAHKMAAQGLVLVPEGRQVLKELDVVSNLRLGGFHRRDKEIEADIERMLTRFPRLRERQQQKAGLLSGGEQQMLAIARGLMARPLLLLLDEPSLGLAPQLVTSLYATLASLRDEGITILLVDQMASLALEIADRAYLLETGRIVRSGAAEDWRNDPDLAKVYLSGSTS is encoded by the coding sequence ATGAATACTCGTTTGATGGTTGGGCTGACTATCTTTGCGCTGGCGATTGCCGCTGCGCTAGGTGCGCCAAATACCTACTACTTGTTTGTGTTAGGCATGATCGCGGTAACGACGATTGTCTCAGTAGGGCTTAATGTTTTGGCGGGCCTGTCAGGGCAAATTTCGATTGGCCATGCAGGCTTTTTTGCTATTGGCGCTTACGCGGGCAGTTTGTTGATGTTGAGGGCTGATTGGCATCTTGGCGCGGCGCTACTATTGGGTGCAATCACGGCTGCTGGAACGGGCGTTGCCCTCTCCGGTCCAGCCTTGCAGGTCAGCGGTCCTTACCTGGCGATGGTCACCATTGCTTTCGGCATCATCATCGAGCGAGTACTGATCGAATGGGTGAGCCTAACTGGCGGCTTTGGGGGGCTCTCTGGCATCCCTAAGCCCACTCTTCTGGGACTTCAGCCAGCCTTACGCGAAAGTGTTCTGCTTGTGATTGTGCTGGCGTTTTTATCGGTTGTCTCCTTTGCACTGCTGAAGCGTCATCCCTGGGGAAAGGCATTCCAGGCGGTGCGTGATGACGCGATCGCCGCGGCGGCGGTTGGCCTAAATCCTTTGTATGTGAAGGTTATGGGCTTTGCAGTATCAGCCGCGCTCACTGGACTAGCAGGGGTCTTTTTTGCGATCATTGTCGGCTTTGTTAGCCCTGATAGCTTCACCTTTCACCGTTCTATTCTGTTTCTGCTAGCGATTATCCTAGGCGGACTCGGTACGGCTGAAGGCGCCTTTATCGGTGCTTTGATCCTGGTCATTCTGCCAGAATTTTTGCACGACTTTGTTGACTATCAGCTATTGGTGTTTGGCTCGCTACTGCTGCTCACCCTACGCCTAGCCCCGGACGGCATTATGAGCCTATTCCATCGCTGGGCAAAGCCAAAAGCGGCTATTCATCCCCTGTCAGACCCGCCCGACCTGCCTAGTTTTATCGCCCAAAATAAACAACAAACCTCGCTGAAGATTGATGCTCTCACCATTCAGTTTGGTGGCATTAAGGCTGTAGACAACGTCAGCTTTACTGCCCAGCCGGGCACCATCACAGCCGTAATTGGCCCCAACGGGGCGGGTAAAACCACACTACTTAACCTGATCAGCGGCTTCTATCGTCCTCAATCAGGCTCTATTCAACTTGGTTCAGCTCAGCTCAATCGTATGAGTAGCCGCCGAATTACCGACCTAGGCGTCAGTCGAACGTTTCAATCGACCCGTTTGTTCAATTCTCTCTCTGTCTTAGATAATCTGCGGGTAGCCGCTGTCGGCAAGCGTCTAGGGTTTATTTTGAAAGCGCTGCTGGGCATAGGCATTCGTCGTCAGCCTGAACCGCAGCTATTGGAAGTGCTCTCATTTGTCGGCTACCGAGGGAATATTCACCGCACAGCCGCCGCGCTGCCGTTTGTCGATCGTCGTCTAGTCGAAATTGCTCGTGCTTTGGTGACTTGTCCCCAAGTTTTGCTGCTCGATGAGCCTGCTGCCGGGTTAAGCAAAGAAGACAAGAAAACGCTAGCTCAGCTGATTCGTCGAATTGCCAGCAGCGGGCTCAAGGTGATCTTGATTGAGCACGATATGGAACTGGTGATGGAGATTTCTGATCAGGTTCTGGTGATGGATAGTGGCAGGGCGATCGCCTATGGCCCACCGGCTCAAGTTCAGCAAGATCCCGAAGTATTAGCGGCTTACTTAGGAGTTAGCGCAACAGATGCTGAACTGAGCCGCGAAACGCTAGCTGCGCCAGAACCTGTGCTGGTAGTGAAGAATCTAGTCACGGGCTACGACGCGCTACAGGTGATTGCCGGGCTGTCTTTGACCATCAGCCAAGGTGAGCTGGTAACCGTAATTGGCGCTAACGGGGCCGGAAAGAGCACTCTATTAAAAAGTCTAGTTAATTTATTGCCTGCCTGGTCAGGCGATATTGACTTTTTAGGCCATTCGCTGGCGACCGTTCCAGCACACAAAATGGCAGCGCAGGGGCTGGTACTGGTGCCTGAAGGTCGTCAGGTGCTCAAGGAATTGGATGTGGTCAGCAACCTCAGGCTGGGCGGATTCCATCGTCGGGATAAGGAGATTGAGGCCGATATTGAGCGAATGCTGACGCGGTTTCCAAGACTGCGAGAGCGACAGCAGCAAAAGGCGGGCTTGCTCTCTGGAGGAGAACAGCAAATGCTAGCGATTGCCCGTGGCCTGATGGCTCGACCACTGCTGCTGCTGCTAGACGAACCGTCTTTGGGACTTGCGCCTCAGCTCGTAACTAGTCTGTATGCGACATTGGCAAGCTTGCGAGATGAAGGCATAACTATTCTGCTCGTAGATCAAATGGCGAGTCTAGCGCTAGAGATCGCTGATCGGGCCTACTTATTAGAAACGGGAAGAATCGTGCGTTCGGGTGCTGCTGAAGACTGGCGGAATGATCCGGACCTGGCGAAGGTGTACCTGAGTGGTTCCACTTCGTAG
- a CDS encoding zinc-binding alcohol dehydrogenase family protein: MKAIGYQNAGPISAENALVEFDADTPEIGPNDLLVEVRGVSVNPVDIKVRATAQPEGQPRILGFDAAGVVKEIGENVTRFRPGDEVFYAGDITRPGTNAALHAVDERIVGRKPVSLSFVEAAGMPLTSITAWEILFDSFSLNEEKGEGEALLVVGGAGGVGSILIQLAKKLTALTVIATASRNDTRAWVEKMGADHIINHRNPLDEEMKALNISPKYVASLTHTAQHFASINALIKPRGHIALIDDPKSLDVASIKPKALSLSWEFMFARSMFHTDDMDEQHKLLNKVSELLDSGTLLSTVNKQGGTLSVENLRAAHEFQESGSAIGKTVLEGLSQ, from the coding sequence ATGAAAGCAATTGGTTATCAAAATGCAGGGCCCATTTCAGCCGAAAACGCCCTAGTTGAATTTGATGCGGATACGCCGGAAATTGGACCGAACGACTTATTAGTAGAAGTCCGTGGTGTTTCAGTAAATCCAGTTGATATCAAAGTCCGTGCGACTGCGCAGCCAGAAGGGCAGCCCCGTATTCTTGGGTTTGATGCAGCAGGCGTTGTGAAAGAAATTGGTGAAAACGTTACGCGGTTTCGCCCTGGTGATGAAGTATTCTATGCAGGTGATATTACTCGTCCTGGCACTAATGCTGCGCTTCATGCAGTCGATGAACGGATCGTAGGTCGTAAGCCAGTCTCTCTCAGCTTTGTGGAGGCTGCAGGTATGCCGCTCACGAGCATTACGGCATGGGAGATTCTATTTGATAGCTTTAGCCTAAACGAAGAAAAGGGTGAAGGTGAAGCGCTATTGGTTGTTGGCGGCGCCGGTGGCGTAGGCTCTATCTTAATTCAATTGGCGAAGAAGCTAACAGCCCTGACGGTAATTGCTACGGCATCGCGCAATGATACACGCGCATGGGTAGAAAAGATGGGGGCAGATCACATTATCAATCATCGCAATCCGCTAGATGAAGAGATGAAGGCGCTGAATATCTCGCCGAAGTATGTGGCGTCACTCACGCATACAGCTCAGCATTTTGCATCTATTAACGCGTTAATCAAACCGCGTGGACACATCGCGTTGATTGACGATCCAAAGTCGCTAGATGTCGCTTCGATTAAGCCAAAAGCCCTCTCTTTAAGTTGGGAATTTATGTTTGCTCGCTCGATGTTTCACACGGACGATATGGACGAGCAGCATAAGCTATTGAACAAAGTCTCAGAGCTTCTAGATAGTGGCACACTACTTTCAACAGTCAACAAACAGGGTGGTACTCTAAGCGTCGAAAACTTACGTGCCGCGCATGAATTTCAGGAAAGTGGAAGCGCGATCGGCAAAACCGTTTTAGAGGGCCTAAGTCAATAA
- a CDS encoding carbohydrate ABC transporter permease codes for MAVNNNKSNQWLVGPLAWLVALILFFPILWMFITSFKTEVAAVATPPQLFFAPTLENYVEVQSRAAYFNYAWNSVIVSVGATVLALLLAVPAAYAMSFFPTKRTKGTLLWMLSTKMLPPVGVLVPIYILGRDSGLLDTRIGLIIIYTLINLPIVVWMIYSFFKEVPKEILEADRMDGATTYQEVAYVLLPLALPGIASTALLSVILSWNEAFWSLNLTTFDAAPLTAFIASFSSPQGLFWAKLSAASTMAIAPILLFGWFSQKQLVRGLTFGAVK; via the coding sequence ATGGCCGTCAATAACAACAAATCTAACCAATGGCTGGTCGGCCCGCTGGCTTGGCTAGTTGCCCTCATTCTGTTTTTTCCAATTCTCTGGATGTTTATCACCAGCTTTAAAACAGAGGTCGCCGCTGTCGCTACGCCGCCTCAGCTATTCTTCGCGCCAACGTTAGAAAACTACGTTGAAGTTCAATCTCGTGCTGCCTACTTCAACTACGCCTGGAATAGCGTCATCGTTTCTGTGGGAGCCACTGTTCTAGCGCTACTGCTTGCGGTTCCAGCGGCCTACGCAATGTCCTTTTTCCCCACTAAACGGACGAAAGGAACGCTGCTGTGGATGCTCTCTACTAAGATGTTGCCGCCTGTCGGTGTGCTAGTGCCAATCTACATCTTGGGCCGTGATTCAGGGCTGTTAGATACTCGGATTGGACTGATCATTATCTATACCCTGATTAATCTGCCCATAGTCGTCTGGATGATCTACAGCTTCTTTAAGGAAGTTCCCAAAGAGATTCTAGAAGCTGACCGGATGGATGGAGCAACCACTTATCAGGAGGTAGCCTATGTACTTCTGCCCTTAGCTCTTCCAGGCATCGCTTCTACCGCGCTACTCTCGGTGATTTTGTCTTGGAATGAAGCCTTTTGGAGCTTGAACCTCACCACCTTTGATGCGGCTCCGCTGACGGCCTTTATTGCTTCCTTCTCTAGTCCGCAAGGGTTGTTTTGGGCCAAGCTGTCGGCGGCTTCAACAATGGCGATCGCCCCCATTCTTCTCTTCGGGTGGTTCAGTCAAAAGCAGCTGGTTCGCGGTCTCACCTTTGGTGCTGTCAAGTAG